The region TTTTTTTCTAACAACATGCAACTTTTTTACTTTTGAAAAGCTAGCAAAAGTAAACGTTATGTTTGATAAAGAAGTATTAAAAACAGAAAAAAATATTTCCATAGAATTCCCAGGAAGTGAAATTGAAAGCAAAGATTTTACTGAAAAAAAACCTACAGTATCGCAATATCAATTCAAATCAGAAAACGCTTACTACAACGCAATTATCTCCCGGACTACTAATGCTCACTATTCAGAGGCTCAAAGACTGGAACATTTTTATCCATATTTCAAAAAAACGATGACTAACAATGGTCAAACTATATTAAAAGAAAATGTCGAATTCAAAAATGGAATAGTTATCTGCACATTAGAAACGGATCTGAATGGTGCATTAAGTTATTACAAAGTAATTAATAAAGACGGAATATTTATTATTCTAAACTCAAATAAAAATTTAGAAAATAACTTCTTTAACGTCAGAATGTAAAAAAATTGTTACGCATAACTATCTGGAAATGAATCGCTTCTGCATTTGTAGCCTCGCTCGCTCTGCGAAATTTAAAAAAATGGAAACTCAATATATGAAAAAAATAATATCCCTAAGTTTAATTCTAATAATACTTTCCTGTTCGGAAACTGTTAAAAACGATATTAAGATCAAGAATAATGTAGATGATAGGGTAAATATACTATCCGATGATTACATTAAAAAAACAGGTCAGAAATTATCTGATTTTGAAAAGAAAACATCCGTTCAAATAGTTGTTTTGTTTATTGATTCAATTGGAAAAAATGATTTAGATACTTTTGTCAATGAAATTGCTAATTCTAATGGAATTGGCCAAAAACACGTAAATAACGGGATTCTTATTTTCTTATCAAAGGATGACAAAAAAATAAGAATCAATGTCGGGTGTGGATTAGAATGGATAATCAGCGATAAAATTGCCGGTAGCATTATTCAAGAAATGATTCCCTACTTAAAAAATGGAAACTTTGAAGACGCTATCGACCTCGCCATTAACAAAATCACTACATTGTCTGAATCTGTTTCTTGGAAAATTTCAAAAAAATCTCTAAACAAATTAAACAATTCTGATATAAATTCGATTTTCCAGTTTGAAGGTAAAAAAATCAAAGAAGAACCAGTAGAGAATTTGGAATATGATAATCAAAGTAACGAATTTATTACTGTAAAAACTAAAGAGGGAATTTCTTTAAACTTACTCATAACTTTTTATCGTTATTACTCATATTTTATAAACGAAAAAAAAGATGTAATTATCACTGCAAGGCTGACAAAAGTCACTCCTGTAACTTTTCAATTACTAGGAGTTGAGCGGTGACTTTTAAACTTTGCCGACTTTTGTTGGTTATGCGAAATTCTATAAATACCATGAAAAAAACATTAATGATAACAATTTTATTGGTTTCGTCTTTAAACTGTAAGAAAAATCAAACTACTGAAATAAAAGAAAAACTTTTAGATTTTCCACCTAAGGAAATGCTTATTCATGCCAATGGAGGCTTAAGACTCCGTGAAACACCAAATATAAATGGAACTATTCTTATCGTTATTCCGAATGGATCGACAATCAAAACCTATGGAATTGTCTCACAAGATGAAACTCATGACGGGAAAACAGGTAAATGGACTCGTGTTAAATATCTTCATTATTCTGGATTTGTATTTTCAGGATTTCTTACAGAAAAGTTAGATCCAAAAGATTTTCAAACAGATATTGATATTTTGAATCAAATCGAAAATACACTTGGATTCAAAATTAATTCAAAATATCAAATTTCTTTAGATTCTAGAGATAAAAATAAATATGTGACAAACTTCGAAATAGTAAAGGATTTACATTACAAAGAATTTAGAGCTGTATCAATTACTCCTGAGATAAATGGATGTGAATTCTATGGTGATTCAAATTGTTATAATCTAATTTTTAAAAACAATTCGTTGATTTTTCATGATATAAACTCAAATTCAATTGGGATGCTCCAAGATTTAAAAGATGAAAAATTTATTTTCTTAATAGAAGCAGGTTGTGGTGCGGGCTGCGACTACTCCTATAATTCAACTAGTCATGAGTTTAATACAGAAAGTGAAAAATTCTTTAAAATTGAGAATTACACATCCATTACTGAATGTGTAAAGGAAATCGATATGTTTACAGAAGACTGCATCAAATGCTCAAAAGATTTCAAATATTCGAATTACTCAAAAATTACTACACAAGAAATTGATCTAAACCGAAATGTAATAAAAACCGATGTAAAGGAAATATTGGATAAAAAATAGAACGACGAGTAGCCCTTAGTTCGTTAAGCGAGGTTGCAAAAAATAGAATGACTAATCTTAAAATTATTTTTAAAACGAATTTAGTCTTATTGGTTATATTAGCAATTTTTTCCGTTTTCTTTCCTACACCTGAAAGAAGAGACTTTCTTGAAGGTTTTGCAATTTTAGAATTAATGAGCAGTCTCATTAGCATATTTGCTTTGGGAATTCATTACTTACTTTCAATCCTTCTTTTTCAAAATTTCTTGTATGAAAAGCAATTCAATTCGGTAAGTTATTCGCAGAATTTCACAAAACCCTTAATAACATTATGCTCCTTAGTAATACTCCAATTAATTCCCATTTGGAAAAATGAATTTCTAGTAAAACTTTGCCTTCCCGGAATAATAAACGTTCTTCTAGTATGGAAATACTTTACTGCAAAAAATCTTATTTATATATTTATTTTTGTAATTTCAAACTCTCTTTCTGTTTTGATTTATCTTTTCTTAGTTACAACTCCATTAACTTACTTATTCGGTTTCGACTAAATAAAAATAATTTAAGAGTCAAAAAAAATTAGAAATGAAAAATTTCAGAAAGATTGCTTCAGGAATATATAAGGTAATCTCAAAAAACCAACCGAAATTATTTTGCTACTGCATAACAGCGGCGAATCGCTTCGGTACTTGCGGCCTTGCTCGATCTGCGACATATTTCTCTCCGACGCTAACGCCTTCGCTAGTTCGTTATGCGAGATCGAACTAATATTTTATGAATTTGAGAACAATTTATTGCAAATGAATATGGATTATATTAAAAAATGAATTAACTTTATTTTCAAAGATAACAATAATAAAAAAAATCATTGGGAAAAATTGTGGGAACAAAACTAATTTTTATAACACTACTGAGTAACCTTTTACTTGTCGCGAATTTGTATTCGGAATCCAAACCAACAATTTATGTATATAAATCAGAAAAAATACTTAAGGTTGTAAAAGAAGATAAAATAATACTTGAAATCCCAATTTCTCTAGGATTTGAACCAAAAGGTCATAAATTAGAAGAAGGTGATGGTAAAACTCCTGAAGGAACATATATTATTGATTATCAAATTCCTGAATGGGATTACTATAAAGCATTACATATTTCTTATCCTACTAAGGATCAAGTGGAAGCTGCCAAAAAAATAAATAAAAACCCTGGCAGCGGAATACTCATTCATGGAATGAAATACTATTGGAATTGGTTTGGACACCTACATACCTACTTAAACTGGACTCATGGATGTATTGCAGTTAACAATGAGGAAATGGATATTCTATTTAAAATTATTCCAAACGGATCCAAAATAGTCATTGAACCTTAATTTTATAAATAACTTTATTTAGTAAAAAGAAAATTTTAATCAGAGTATAAAATGAAAATGTTTTAAGTAAGTCCATAGGTGGACTGTTAAACATTAAAAATGAAGAAGCTGGATGTTTTTTAAATTCTGAAGAAAAATATTAACGGGAAACTCCAAATATGAAATACCATAAATATATAATTCCTATTTTATTTTTATTGATTCATTGTGGGAATAAAGAAGAAAAAAATCCAATCATTACAACTAGACCTTCGCATATTCCAATTTATGCAAAACAATTTAAAAATGGAGAATGGTTCTTAAAAGATTCTAATGCTGGTTATTTAGCTCATTGGCTTAATGATGGGACACCTATCCTAGAAGCTTTTTTAGTAAACAATCTCACAGAAAGAATCATTATCAGTTATCCGATACTTTCTAATTTAAAAACTTTTTATAAATTTAAATTATTAAAAAAAGGTTACATTCCAGAAAATATTGAAGATTTAATAAATTTAGAAGACAAAGAAAACTATCGGAAACGGGTCACTAAAGTATATTTTAATATGTTTCTCTATCATGGTTTTGAAGCTAATGATCTTTTATACCCGAGAGAGTTTTTTAATACTGTTATGTGGAATTCTGGTCCTAATATTGCTTTCAAAGATAATAGAATTTATTCATTTACTTGTAACACAATCAAATCCAATTCATCTGACGTTTCTACAGAAAATTGTGGAACTAAATTCAATTATAATAACAATTCTACGATTGAAAAAACTTCTTTTCCCATTAAATGTAATCATAGTTGCTCCGATCAAATTGATATCATTCAAAAAGGACTTTATCAAATTAATGAGTATAGACATGCAAATATATATCAGGATAAAAATCTCGACTCACGCATTCTAAAA is a window of Leptospira kanakyensis DNA encoding:
- a CDS encoding SH3 domain-containing protein, with amino-acid sequence MKKTLMITILLVSSLNCKKNQTTEIKEKLLDFPPKEMLIHANGGLRLRETPNINGTILIVIPNGSTIKTYGIVSQDETHDGKTGKWTRVKYLHYSGFVFSGFLTEKLDPKDFQTDIDILNQIENTLGFKINSKYQISLDSRDKNKYVTNFEIVKDLHYKEFRAVSITPEINGCEFYGDSNCYNLIFKNNSLIFHDINSNSIGMLQDLKDEKFIFLIEAGCGAGCDYSYNSTSHEFNTESEKFFKIENYTSITECVKEIDMFTEDCIKCSKDFKYSNYSKITTQEIDLNRNVIKTDVKEILDKK
- a CDS encoding TPM domain-containing protein; the protein is MKKIISLSLILIILSCSETVKNDIKIKNNVDDRVNILSDDYIKKTGQKLSDFEKKTSVQIVVLFIDSIGKNDLDTFVNEIANSNGIGQKHVNNGILIFLSKDDKKIRINVGCGLEWIISDKIAGSIIQEMIPYLKNGNFEDAIDLAINKITTLSESVSWKISKKSLNKLNNSDINSIFQFEGKKIKEEPVENLEYDNQSNEFITVKTKEGISLNLLITFYRYYSYFINEKKDVIITARLTKVTPVTFQLLGVER
- a CDS encoding L,D-transpeptidase family protein gives rise to the protein MGTKLIFITLLSNLLLVANLYSESKPTIYVYKSEKILKVVKEDKIILEIPISLGFEPKGHKLEEGDGKTPEGTYIIDYQIPEWDYYKALHISYPTKDQVEAAKKINKNPGSGILIHGMKYYWNWFGHLHTYLNWTHGCIAVNNEEMDILFKIIPNGSKIVIEP